One Terriglobales bacterium genomic window, CCAATCCTGCGCTCAAGGATTTCAAGAACGATCCCGGCGTCGAACCGGAACTGGCCGCCGACACGGTTGACCTGGTGCGCGTCTTTCAGCAGATTGTCGATCGCGCGCGCTCGCGCCCCGTGATCGAAGTGGACGAGGAGCGGGTCACGGTAGCGCACATGATGGATTTCTTCCGTCGCCGGCTCTCCCTGGAATCCCGTCCCGTGCGCTTGAAGCAGGTGCTGGGCTCGTTGCAGTCGCGCCAGGCGCTCATCTGCGCCTTCCTCGCGCTTTTGGAAATGGTGCGCTTGCAGGCCATCCTGCTGCGGCAGGACAAAGTTTTCTCCGATATCATCGTGAAGAAAAACACGATGTTTGATACGGTATTTGGCGAAGCCGGCGCCGCCGCCGTTCGCGACGACTGGAGGTAATCGCGGCCCACATTTGCGAGCCCTGCGAGCTCA contains:
- a CDS encoding segregation/condensation protein A, yielding MAETPQPVKTDKDTEFPFAVSVGAVYDGPLDLLLDLIRKQDIDIYDIPIAQITAQYLTYVERIKQLDVNVAADFIYMASVLIQIKSRMLLPRDPSMPDDQQEDPRMELVNRLLEHERFKTAAQMLLQKSQIEDAVWTNPALKDFKNDPGVEPELAADTVDLVRVFQQIVDRARSRPVIEVDEERVTVAHMMDFFRRRLSLESRPVRLKQVLGSLQSRQALICAFLALLEMVRLQAILLRQDKVFSDIIVKKNTMFDTVFGEAGAAAVRDDWR